The Oenanthe melanoleuca isolate GR-GAL-2019-014 chromosome 1A, OMel1.0, whole genome shotgun sequence genome contains a region encoding:
- the LOC130248351 gene encoding hyaluronidase PH-20-like: protein METVRQRQSFGICVTCTYPVAPGVVFATLLISCCSSLNIRARPLVSNSPFLPIWNAPTELCTERTGVQLDMNFFPLIGSTLKTSIGQNITLFYPDRLGYYPYKNEITGEAFNGGLPQLSLLENHLKKAKEDIQFYIPSDEQLGLAVIDWENWRPVWIRNWGSKDIYRQESTELVQQRDLSLSEAEARNIAKLEFEFAAKSFMLETLKLGIEMKPNRLWGYYLYPDCYNYDYKQNPHNYTGSCLDIEIERNNELNWLWEKSTALYPSIYLETALKSSRNAQLFVRNRVQEAIRTSYVSNSSHPLPVFVYTRPVFTDVYEEYLSEDDLVNTIGESAALGASGIVIWGDMNLTQNKNTCRTLDNYLRRTLTPYLINVTMAARICSQVLCQDSGACARKKWNSSDYLHLNPENIAIQMTKDGKYTLQGQPSYKDLQTFIEKFDCHCYAGQSCEPTADINDIHYVHACISEDICIQISSNSLSNIEASEEKILSNRTEFSFTSESKVTLSTHSEIEDFQSSFGNNTFNTTTAEYNIVSAASSYDLEENETRTFSSSSSYKIRMFNLFHLILLLRTLIQVTHETLKQPKQHTDSLRQRSQCWGQDAAQPAHGSSSVPPHSTARHQLLPYSIPAVSGAAAPPAGRSGPRLPGQRRPSQGAAAAPRPPIPAHPGPARPSPSRPSTARPGPAPPVCSERRRAKGGGAVT, encoded by the exons ATGGAAACTGTAAGACAAAGGCAAAGTTTTGGCATCTGTGTTACCTGTACGTATCCTGTAGCACCTGGTGTGGTGTTTGCCACTCTCCTAATTTCTTGCTGCTCATCTCTGAACATAAGAGCTCGTCCACTTGTTTCTAATTCACCTTTCCTTCCTATCTGGAATGCTCCTACAGAACTTTGTACTGAAAGGACTGGAGTGCAGCTGgacatgaatttttttcctctaattgGGAGCACACTAAAGACATCCATTGGGCAAAACATCACTCTCTTCTATCCAGACAGGCTTGGCTACTACCCTTACAAAAATGAAATCACAGGAGAGGCATTCAATGGAGGACTCCCTCAACTGTCGCTGCTGGagaatcatttaaaaaaagccaaggaGGACATCCAATTCTACATTCCTTCAGATGAACAGCTTGGATTGGCTGTCATTGACTGGGAAAACTGGAGACCTGTGTGGATAAGGAACTGGGGATCAAAAGATATTTATAGACAGGAATCCACTGAGCTAGTTCAGCAGAGAGATCTCAGTCTATCAGAAGCCGAAGCCAGAAATATAGCTAAACTGGAATTTGAATTTGCAGCAAaatcatttatgttggaaaCTTTGAAGCTGGGCATAGAAATGAAACCAAATCGTCTGTGGGGATATTACCTTTATCCAGACTGTTATAACTATGAttacaaacaaaacccacacaatTATACAGGAAGCTGTTTAGATAttgaaatagaaagaaataatgaGCTTAACTGGTTGTGGGAGAAAAGCACAGCACTttatccatctatctatctagaGACAGCCTTAAAATCTTCCAGAAATGCTCAACTCTTTGTTCGtaacagagttcaagaagcCATTAGAACTTCCTATGTCTCTAACTCTAGTCATCCCCTTCCAGTTTTTGTATATACACGTCCAGTATTCACAGATGTCTATGAGGAATATCTCTCTGAG gATGACCTGGTAAATACCATTGGAGAATCTGCTGCACTGGGTGCTTCTGGAATTGTGATCTGGGGTGATATGAATTTAACACAAAATAAG AACACCTGTAGGACTCTGGACAACTACCTTAGGAGGACTTTGACCCCATACCTCATCAACGTCACAATGGCAGCCAGAATATGTAGCCAAGTGCTATGCCAAGACTCTGGTGCTTGTGCACGGAAAAAATGGAATTCCAGTGACTATCTTCACTTGAACCCTGAGAATATTGCAATTCAAATGACAAAGGATGGAAAATACACTTTACAAGGGCAACCATCGTATAAGGATCTGCAAACATTCATAGAAAAATTTGATTGCCATTGTTATGCAGGCCAGAGCTGTGAACCTACAGCTGATATAAATGACATCCATTATGTCCATGCTTGCATTTCAGAAGATATTTGCATTCAGATATCCTCAAATTCACTTTCTAACATAGAAGCCTCTGAAGAAAAGATCCTGTCTAACAgaactgaattttcatttacCTCTGAGAGTAAGGTGACATTATCTACACATTCTGAAATAGAAGATTTCCAATCTAGCTTTGGAAATAATACATTTAATACAACAACTGCAGAATACAACATTGTTTCAGCTGCCAGTAGCTATGatttagaagaaaatgagaCTCGTACTTTCAGTAGTTCTTCATCATATAAGATAAGGATGTTTAATCTGTTTCACTTAATTCTACTTTTGAGAACCTTAATACAAGTGACCCATGAAA CACTCAAGCAGCCCAAGCAGCACACCGACTCTCTGAGGCAGCgcagccagtgctgggggcaggatgCTGCACAGCCCGCCCAcggcagcagctctgtgccgCCCCATTCCACAGCCCGGCACCAGCTGCTCCCGTACAGCATCCCCGCGGTGTCCGGAGCGGCTGCACCTCCCGCTGGGCGCTCAGGGCCGCGGCTCCCCGGCCAGCGCCGGCCCTCGCagggcgctgccgccgctccccgTCCGCCCATCCCGGCCcatcccggcccggcccggcccagtCCATCCAggcccagcacagcccggcccggcccggcccctcccgTCTGCAGCGAGCGGCGGCGGGCGAAGGGCGGCGGCGCCGTCACGTGA